Proteins found in one Paenibacillus borealis genomic segment:
- a CDS encoding class I SAM-dependent methyltransferase encodes MKQNKYDEASFFENYSLMPRSTGGLEAAGEWGTFRTLLPDLQGQRVLDLGCGFGWHCRYAREQGAVSVVGIDLSANMLERARAMTRDPKIEYLQLAIEDAAFGADEFDTVISSLAIHYVEDFASLCRQVYYCLKPGGAFVFSVEHPIFTALAAQDWHYSPEGGKQHWPVDNYHLEGPRQASFLDHEVTKYHRNAATYINTLIECGFSLTRISELQPTADMLENNAAWQEETRRPMFLLLSAVKN; translated from the coding sequence ATGAAGCAAAACAAATATGATGAGGCCAGTTTTTTTGAAAATTACAGCCTGATGCCCCGCTCCACAGGCGGGCTTGAGGCTGCCGGAGAATGGGGGACCTTCCGCACGCTGCTGCCTGACCTGCAGGGTCAGCGGGTACTGGATCTGGGCTGCGGCTTCGGCTGGCACTGCCGGTATGCCCGTGAGCAGGGGGCTGTCTCTGTCGTGGGCATCGATCTTTCTGCGAATATGCTGGAGCGGGCCAGGGCAATGACCCGCGATCCGAAGATTGAATACCTCCAGCTGGCAATTGAAGATGCCGCTTTCGGTGCGGATGAATTTGATACAGTCATCAGTTCACTTGCCATTCACTATGTAGAGGATTTCGCCAGCCTCTGCCGCCAGGTCTACTATTGCCTGAAGCCTGGCGGAGCCTTCGTGTTCTCGGTCGAGCATCCCATCTTCACCGCGCTCGCCGCGCAGGATTGGCATTACAGCCCTGAAGGCGGGAAGCAGCATTGGCCTGTTGACAATTATCATCTCGAAGGGCCGAGGCAGGCTAGTTTCCTCGATCATGAAGTCACCAAATACCACCGTAATGCCGCCACCTACATTAATACGCTGATCGAATGCGGCTTCAGCCTGACCCGGATCTCCGAGCTGCAGCCGACTGCGGATATGCTGGAGAACAATGCCGCCTGGCAGGAGGAAACCCGCCGCCCGATGTTCCTGCTGCTGTCTGCGGTGAAGAATTAG
- a CDS encoding TIGR00266 family protein, with product MSAHEIDYAIMGEEIQCVEVQLDPGESVIAEAGSFMMMDPEITMETIFGDGSGSSRGGGGLMGMLKGAGKRLLTGESLFMTVFTHSGGYGRKSVTFAAPYPGKIIPLDLQQYGGKIICQKDSFLCAAKGVSIGIEFQRRLGAGFFGGEGFIMQKLEGDGLSFVHSGGHVLERTLLPGETIKLDTGCLVAMTSSVDYNIEMVKGVKTALFGGEGLFFATLRGPGKVWVQSLPFSRMADRILSAAGPSGRKEEGSILGGLGNLLDGK from the coding sequence ATGAGTGCTCACGAAATTGACTATGCGATTATGGGTGAGGAAATTCAATGTGTTGAGGTGCAGCTGGACCCGGGGGAGAGCGTGATTGCCGAAGCGGGCAGCTTCATGATGATGGACCCGGAGATTACGATGGAGACGATCTTTGGTGACGGAAGCGGGAGCTCGCGGGGCGGCGGCGGGCTGATGGGCATGCTGAAGGGAGCAGGCAAACGGCTGCTGACCGGGGAGAGCCTGTTCATGACCGTCTTCACGCACAGCGGGGGTTATGGACGGAAGAGTGTAACCTTTGCCGCCCCGTACCCGGGCAAAATTATCCCGCTGGATCTTCAGCAATACGGCGGTAAAATCATCTGCCAGAAGGATTCCTTCCTCTGCGCAGCCAAGGGCGTGTCGATCGGCATTGAATTCCAGCGCAGGCTGGGGGCGGGCTTCTTCGGCGGTGAGGGCTTCATCATGCAAAAGCTCGAAGGAGACGGACTCTCCTTCGTTCACTCCGGAGGTCATGTGCTGGAGCGGACGCTGCTGCCTGGAGAGACCATCAAGCTCGATACCGGCTGTCTCGTCGCGATGACCTCCTCGGTAGATTATAATATCGAGATGGTCAAAGGTGTGAAAACTGCGCTCTTCGGCGGCGAAGGCCTGTTCTTCGCCACCCTGCGCGGACCGGGCAAGGTATGGGTACAGTCACTGCCGTTCAGCCGGATGGCGGACCGGATTCTGTCCGCAGCCGGACCTTCCGGGCGCAAGGAAGAGGGCAGCATCCTCGGCGGTCTGGGCAATCTGCTGGACGGCAAGTAA
- a CDS encoding YitT family protein, whose protein sequence is MRKQDSGMSLPLRLAVILSGTLLLAFTYYHINYQNHLTEGGFVGLSLLGKYVLGISPSLSILILDIPVLLIAIIFKGKSFVVNTFISVVAFTVFYGLMERYSGWVIDLQDNLPLAALLSGVLTGLGAGMVLRGGGASGGDDILSLLISEWKGIKVGTVFILMDVIVLALSLFYMPLRETLYTVMAVVVAGYVITFTTSLGRPKLAKAPKIQPALGKPQDGTVMNNAM, encoded by the coding sequence TTTGCCGCTCCGACTAGCTGTTATTTTGTCCGGAACACTATTGCTTGCATTTACGTATTATCACATTAATTATCAGAACCATTTGACCGAAGGCGGATTTGTAGGATTATCGCTGCTCGGCAAATATGTACTAGGGATTTCACCATCACTATCGATCCTGATCTTAGACATTCCAGTGCTCTTAATTGCAATCATCTTCAAAGGAAAATCGTTCGTTGTGAACACCTTCATTTCTGTAGTGGCCTTCACGGTATTCTACGGACTTATGGAACGCTATTCCGGATGGGTTATTGATCTGCAGGATAACTTGCCGCTCGCGGCGCTGTTGTCCGGTGTACTGACAGGTCTAGGAGCGGGAATGGTCCTGCGAGGTGGCGGGGCAAGCGGCGGTGACGATATTTTGTCGCTATTGATTAGTGAATGGAAAGGAATTAAGGTAGGAACCGTATTTATCCTGATGGATGTAATTGTTCTGGCATTGTCCCTCTTCTATATGCCGTTAAGAGAAACGTTGTACACAGTGATGGCTGTAGTTGTGGCCGGTTATGTGATTACTTTTACAACCTCTCTGGGCAGACCGAAGCTGGCCAAAGCTCCGAAGATTCAGCCCGCACTGGGCAAGCCGCAGGATGGCACGGTAATGAACAATGCAATGTGA